In Halarcobacter bivalviorum, a genomic segment contains:
- a CDS encoding NAD-glutamate dehydrogenase domain-containing protein has translation MSTTSSDMNAICSQLLTPNDLEISNELFEKVLKDGVVTQIEEVKTSSSIKIYSKKQIFLSEITPILHDIGFVIVDEVTYNIQNNKDSIFVSRFNLKIKDKSEHNKINDSKINLENIITTCLLDVTQVHSKVFSLVYNENFNLKNIMLVRAFIEYLDQAVLTINSATILHTLITHHKITASFVEYFCIKFNPKTTKREEKLKKLEEKINEEIKQIPQIMDDRILKLTFSFLQSLLRTNFYLNSQTIAFKIDTKKFGENLRGLQPNLENFIYHPAFYGVHLRMSNISRGGLRWSDRHEDYRQEVKSLMITQEGKNSIIIPDGSKGGFVINKEASEVTKEYFQEIYSMFINANLDLVDNMVEGKVVSNPEIVKYDEDDPYFVVAADKGTASMSDVANEIAIKRGYWLGDAFASGGSNGYGHKDLGITARGAIMSTKRFFIEKGIDIYKDEVSVVGIGSMSGDVFGNGLIESDKFKLLAAISHKDIFVDPNPDLASSYKERKRLFESKNGGWKNYNTKLISSGGGIFNRHDKEIELSPEIKALVGTKKRVVSGEELCQLLLTMEADLLFNGGVGTYVKASDENSIDIGDKQNEAVRVDACDIRAKIVCEGGNLGFTQKARIEYALGGGRINIDGIDNAGGVDTSDHEVNLKILLNTIGTTQNLCKEETQSTLNSMTEQVVSLVLQSNYNQALAISIDERFSRRYPNDFLKVIEVLEQNIEAFDRKAFFIPKNENIHEVVDIDGSIVRPVLCSLFSYSKIFVKKILLNSTLIDEQFALRYLYRYFPKSFVGAYEHELLSHPLKREIIATKIADTIINSQGCTFISEFNKLGEERFLLKVKSYLIAKQLFGAKDIRAKLYSQDYIMDVERQYSLINKLEYTLYASTKWMVKYLKKNQLDAAHILDHKQELFSLLEQVHQQKIENFIEGDKEFNQFFTVIDYLRFAIPAIVIKSSTNHSFKDVVTLFYLLIHEFNILDIIIALNRVKIISRNDMVLRNQVLQFIDFIVVDYTKKILDFQRVNEDPDAAFASYINNEKDIFYKVRDNLDTFMTKENKDIKEIAVTVNQIMVSLL, from the coding sequence ATGAGTACTACTTCTTCTGATATGAACGCGATTTGTTCTCAATTACTTACTCCTAATGATTTAGAGATATCAAATGAATTATTTGAAAAAGTTTTAAAAGATGGTGTTGTAACACAAATAGAAGAAGTTAAAACTTCTAGTAGTATAAAGATATATTCAAAGAAACAGATATTTTTATCAGAGATAACACCTATTTTACATGATATTGGATTTGTTATTGTTGATGAAGTTACTTATAATATTCAAAACAATAAAGATAGTATTTTTGTTTCAAGATTTAATCTTAAGATAAAAGATAAATCAGAACATAATAAAATAAATGACTCAAAAATAAATCTTGAAAATATTATTACAACTTGTTTATTAGATGTTACACAAGTTCACTCAAAAGTATTTTCTTTAGTTTATAATGAAAATTTCAATCTAAAAAATATTATGCTGGTAAGAGCCTTTATTGAGTATTTAGACCAAGCAGTACTAACAATAAATTCAGCAACAATTTTACATACACTAATTACTCATCATAAAATTACAGCCTCTTTTGTAGAATATTTTTGTATTAAATTTAATCCTAAAACTACAAAAAGAGAAGAGAAGTTAAAAAAGCTTGAAGAAAAGATAAATGAAGAGATTAAACAGATTCCTCAAATTATGGATGATAGGATTTTAAAATTAACTTTCTCTTTTCTACAATCTTTATTAAGAACAAATTTTTATTTAAATTCACAAACAATTGCTTTTAAAATAGATACAAAAAAGTTTGGCGAAAACTTAAGAGGCTTACAACCAAATTTAGAAAACTTTATTTATCATCCTGCTTTTTATGGAGTTCATCTTAGAATGAGTAATATTTCAAGAGGTGGTCTAAGATGGTCTGATAGACATGAAGATTATAGACAAGAAGTAAAATCTTTAATGATTACACAAGAGGGTAAAAACTCTATTATTATTCCAGATGGTTCAAAGGGCGGATTCGTAATAAATAAAGAAGCAAGTGAAGTAACAAAAGAGTATTTCCAAGAGATTTACTCTATGTTTATAAATGCAAATCTTGATTTAGTTGATAATATGGTAGAGGGAAAAGTAGTTTCAAATCCTGAAATCGTAAAATATGATGAAGATGACCCTTATTTTGTAGTTGCGGCAGACAAGGGAACTGCTTCTATGAGTGATGTTGCAAATGAAATTGCAATAAAAAGAGGCTATTGGTTAGGAGATGCTTTTGCAAGTGGTGGAAGTAATGGGTATGGTCATAAAGATTTAGGAATCACTGCTCGTGGAGCAATAATGTCAACAAAGAGATTCTTTATAGAAAAAGGAATTGATATATATAAAGATGAGGTTTCTGTTGTAGGTATTGGTTCTATGAGTGGAGATGTTTTTGGAAACGGTTTAATTGAATCAGATAAATTCAAACTTCTTGCAGCTATTTCTCATAAAGATATTTTTGTAGATCCAAATCCTGATTTAGCAAGTTCATATAAAGAAAGAAAAAGACTTTTTGAATCAAAAAATGGGGGTTGGAAAAACTACAATACCAAACTAATCTCTTCTGGTGGAGGAATCTTTAATAGGCATGATAAAGAGATAGAACTAAGCCCTGAAATCAAAGCTTTAGTAGGAACAAAAAAGAGAGTTGTAAGTGGAGAAGAATTATGTCAACTACTTCTTACAATGGAAGCTGATTTATTATTTAATGGGGGAGTTGGTACTTATGTAAAAGCAAGTGATGAAAACTCTATTGATATTGGGGATAAACAAAATGAAGCAGTAAGAGTTGATGCTTGTGATATTAGAGCAAAAATTGTATGTGAAGGTGGAAATCTAGGTTTCACACAAAAAGCAAGAATAGAGTATGCTTTAGGTGGAGGAAGAATAAATATTGATGGTATTGATAATGCAGGTGGAGTTGATACTTCAGACCATGAAGTAAATTTAAAAATCCTTTTAAATACAATAGGAACAACTCAAAATCTTTGTAAAGAAGAGACTCAAAGTACTTTAAACTCAATGACAGAGCAAGTTGTAAGTTTAGTATTACAAAGTAATTATAATCAAGCTTTAGCAATCTCTATTGATGAAAGATTTTCAAGAAGATATCCAAATGATTTTCTAAAAGTTATTGAGGTTTTAGAACAAAATATTGAAGCCTTTGATAGAAAAGCTTTTTTTATACCAAAGAATGAAAATATTCATGAGGTTGTAGATATTGATGGTTCAATTGTAAGACCTGTTTTATGCTCTTTATTCTCTTACTCAAAAATTTTTGTAAAGAAGATATTATTAAATTCAACGCTTATTGATGAGCAATTTGCACTTAGATATTTATATAGATATTTCCCTAAATCATTTGTAGGTGCATATGAGCATGAGCTACTTTCTCATCCTTTAAAAAGAGAAATTATTGCTACAAAAATTGCAGATACAATTATAAATTCACAAGGTTGTACTTTTATTAGTGAGTTCAATAAACTAGGAGAAGAGAGGTTTTTATTAAAAGTAAAATCTTATCTTATTGCAAAACAATTATTTGGTGCAAAAGATATAAGAGCAAAACTATATTCACAAGATTATATTATGGATGTAGAGCGGCAATATAGCCTAATAAATAAATTAGAGTATACTCTTTATGCTAGTACAAAATGGATGGTTAAGTATCTTAAAAAGAATCAGCTAGATGCAGCACATATTCTTGACCATAAACAAGAGTTATTCTCTTTATTAGAACAAGTACATCAACAAAAAATAGAGAACTTTATAGAAGGGGATAAGGAATTTAACCAGTTCTTTACAGTGATTGATTATCTAAGGTTTGCAATTCCAGCAATTGTGATTAAATCTTCTACAAATCACTCATTTAAAGATGTAGTAACTCTATTTTATCTATTAATCCATGAGTTCAATATCTTAGATATTATTATTGCTTTAAATAGAGTAAAAATTATCTCAAGAAATGATATGGTGCTTAGAAATCAAGTTTTACAATTTATTGATTTTATTGTTGTTGACTATACTAAAAAGATATTAGATTTCCAAAGGGTAAATGAAGACCCAGATGCAGCTTTTGCAAGTTATATTAACAATGAAAAAGATATTTTCTATAAAGTAAGAGATAATTTAGATACTTTTATGACAAAAGAGAATAAAGACATTAAAGAAATAGCCGTTACTGTAAATCAGATAATGGTATCTTTATTATAA
- a CDS encoding GGDEF domain-containing protein yields MNIKKFNFCKFSILLSIVLLSYISITTYIEFFSNNAISTKEFFTIKIISLSIIFITLALIFTFFKIYKNKYIEKEIIQRTNEILNENEKLKIHSHIDTLTQCLNKKYFMERFNEEIKRAIRDKQYLSLIVVDIDEFKAFNDIYGRSEGDECLKLIANILVNHCNRPSDLVARFEGDEFYILLPNTNEPLTIANKCLDSVRRLNIPHDNSIASNILTISMGASTLLPLHPDQQEELLLNAKEALSQAKKSGRNRVL; encoded by the coding sequence ATGAATATTAAAAAATTTAATTTTTGTAAGTTTTCTATTTTATTATCAATAGTTCTTTTATCATATATTTCAATCACAACATACATAGAGTTTTTTAGCAATAATGCTATTTCTACAAAAGAATTTTTTACTATAAAAATTATCTCTTTATCAATCATTTTTATAACTCTTGCTTTAATCTTTACTTTTTTTAAAATCTATAAAAATAAATATATAGAAAAAGAGATTATCCAAAGAACAAATGAAATTTTAAATGAAAATGAAAAGTTAAAAATCCATTCTCACATAGATACTTTAACTCAATGTTTAAATAAAAAATATTTTATGGAAAGATTTAATGAAGAGATAAAAAGAGCTATAAGAGATAAACAATATTTGTCATTAATAGTTGTTGATATTGATGAATTTAAAGCTTTTAACGATATTTATGGTAGAAGCGAAGGGGATGAGTGTTTAAAACTTATTGCGAATATTTTAGTAAATCATTGTAATAGACCAAGTGATTTAGTAGCAAGATTTGAAGGGGATGAATTTTATATTCTACTTCCAAATACAAATGAGCCTTTAACAATTGCAAATAAGTGTTTAGATTCAGTAAGAAGATTAAATATTCCACATGATAACTCTATTGCTTCAAATATTCTTACTATTAGTATGGGAGCTAGTACTTTATTACCTCTTCATCCAGACCAACAAGAGGAACTTCTTTTAAATGCAAAAGAGGCTTTATCTCAAGCTAAAAAGTCTGGACGAAATAGAGTTTTATAA
- a CDS encoding globin translates to MQYKITPAQVGTRPQVSLPNPKILEALGEEGMRKMVSDHYDLLRQSNIRGLFPPTDEGFEMAKKHSADFFIQICGGPRYFDESRGAPRMVARHMPFAITQEARRIWLESYIMVLNSLDLEEDLKESFWNYIDIFSIWMMNTHDNH, encoded by the coding sequence ATGCAATATAAGATAACTCCTGCTCAAGTAGGAACAAGACCACAAGTATCTTTACCAAATCCAAAAATCTTAGAAGCTTTAGGTGAAGAAGGGATGAGAAAAATGGTTTCTGACCATTATGATTTATTAAGACAAAGTAATATCAGAGGTCTTTTCCCTCCTACAGATGAAGGTTTTGAAATGGCAAAAAAACATTCAGCTGACTTTTTTATTCAAATTTGTGGAGGACCTAGATATTTTGATGAAAGTAGAGGTGCACCAAGAATGGTAGCAAGACATATGCCTTTTGCTATTACTCAAGAAGCTAGAAGAATTTGGTTAGAGTCTTATATCATGGTTTTAAATAGTTTAGACTTAGAAGAAGATCTTAAAGAATCTTTTTGGAACTATATAGACATCTTCTCAATTTGGATGATGAATACTCACGATAATCACTAA
- the ciaB gene encoding invasion protein CiaB, translating to MNDKFLNDLAEVYEYLDLQKNNINKLITYLEDEQLDKLTIIEEFAQKLGLELDSNLRLALVTRLVNLRDDSLVQVLKKLGKKEDEVIALQEKAYCFVRDYWHEKHKNTVEYIKHNNLLTPFYQAIFEGVYKVGLKMSSWQSSWTAHIINGINKELLNMFEGDEKKVFEYLKKHKLFDLGHNNIEADRSYSALIKEKGEYKSKAYIESFKEQTTAVIDELEEFEEKLIELEDDIYNQKWDYILYIQALIKAFSENKTHLLVERWADVDRAWMKIKAPVQIGHPLEYYEDHFRKAVALEWDIRLTNPHFAQNDHRVNKIKAAFAKIFDKFEKSAKYQNTYDFSLKSLDKVQLYIGRPALFFGAEFNGLFSAQVVPNDEIVSKEEGKKIFAFSDEILQTSRAKPFLKLSREIFGQELLQKDREFLFNETDKWHQVYDISTIGHEYGHILWCDDETETVMNETGNFKNIEEFKATTGGLISFFLDSEDDEKDLEEHVLIDLVKRSVGLIGWMEVDEVQPYYCEGLIHLTGLFEVNILDFENEKLSIDLSSSKIEELKQWYVKTYSDLAQHYLDKKDATLFLEKFAKKEDKYFMPLDSKIKSFVEFYFNRYKEIGQELDKEDKKSNYIK from the coding sequence ATGAATGATAAATTTTTAAATGATTTAGCAGAAGTTTACGAATATTTAGACTTACAAAAAAACAATATAAACAAATTAATAACATATTTAGAAGATGAGCAATTAGACAAACTTACTATTATAGAAGAGTTTGCACAAAAACTTGGTTTAGAATTAGATTCTAATCTAAGACTAGCTCTTGTTACAAGACTTGTAAATTTAAGAGATGACTCTTTAGTTCAAGTTCTAAAAAAACTTGGGAAAAAAGAGGATGAAGTGATTGCTTTACAAGAGAAAGCATATTGTTTTGTAAGAGATTATTGGCATGAGAAACATAAAAATACAGTTGAGTATATTAAACACAATAATCTTTTAACTCCTTTTTATCAAGCTATTTTTGAGGGAGTTTATAAAGTAGGTCTTAAAATGTCTTCTTGGCAAAGTTCTTGGACTGCACATATTATAAACGGAATAAATAAAGAGCTTTTAAATATGTTTGAAGGGGATGAAAAAAAGGTTTTTGAATATTTAAAAAAGCATAAACTTTTTGATTTAGGACACAATAATATTGAAGCTGATAGGTCTTACTCTGCACTTATAAAAGAGAAAGGTGAATATAAATCAAAAGCTTATATTGAAAGCTTCAAAGAGCAAACTACAGCTGTGATTGATGAGCTAGAAGAGTTTGAAGAAAAACTTATAGAGTTAGAAGATGATATTTATAATCAAAAGTGGGATTATATTTTATATATTCAAGCACTTATAAAAGCATTTTCAGAGAATAAAACTCACTTACTGGTTGAAAGATGGGCGGATGTTGATAGAGCTTGGATGAAGATAAAGGCACCAGTTCAAATTGGACACCCTTTAGAATATTATGAAGACCATTTTAGAAAAGCAGTTGCTTTAGAGTGGGATATTAGACTTACAAATCCACACTTTGCACAAAATGACCACCGTGTAAATAAAATCAAAGCTGCTTTTGCAAAGATATTTGATAAGTTTGAGAAATCAGCAAAATATCAAAATACTTATGATTTCTCACTAAAATCACTTGATAAAGTACAACTATATATTGGACGACCTGCTCTATTTTTTGGAGCTGAATTCAATGGACTTTTTTCAGCACAAGTTGTACCAAATGATGAAATAGTATCAAAAGAGGAAGGTAAAAAAATATTTGCTTTTTCAGATGAGATACTACAAACATCAAGAGCAAAACCTTTTTTAAAGTTAAGTAGAGAAATCTTTGGACAAGAGTTACTTCAAAAAGATAGAGAGTTTTTATTTAATGAGACTGATAAATGGCACCAAGTATATGATATAAGTACTATTGGACATGAGTATGGACATATTTTATGGTGTGATGATGAAACAGAAACTGTGATGAATGAAACAGGTAACTTCAAAAATATAGAAGAGTTCAAAGCTACTACAGGTGGACTTATCTCATTTTTCTTAGATAGTGAAGATGATGAGAAAGATTTAGAAGAGCATGTTTTAATAGATTTAGTAAAAAGATCTGTAGGACTTATAGGATGGATGGAAGTAGATGAAGTTCAACCATATTATTGTGAAGGTTTAATTCATTTAACTGGTCTATTTGAAGTAAATATTTTAGATTTTGAAAATGAAAAACTAAGTATTGATTTAAGCAGTTCTAAAATAGAAGAGTTAAAACAGTGGTATGTGAAAACATATAGCGACTTAGCACAACACTATTTAGATAAAAAAGATGCAACTTTATTCCTAGAAAAGTTTGCTAAAAAAGAAGATAAATACTTTATGCCTCTTGATTCAAAGATTAAATCTTTTGTAGAGTTCTATTTCAACAGATACAAAGAGATAGGTCAAGAACTAGATAAAGAAGATAAAAAATCTAATTATATTAAATAG
- the htpG gene encoding molecular chaperone HtpG codes for MAKHQFQTEVGQLLHLMTHSLYSNKEIFIRELVSNASDAIDKLNYLKLTDDNMKAKLPENWTGEINIAFDETDKSLTIVDNGIGMNEADLIASIGTIAKSGTKSFVEALTGDAKKDSNLIGQFGVGFYSVYMVADKVDVISKKAGEEQAYKWSSDGTGEFEIIPVTKETNGTVIYIKLKDEEVEEFASQYRIKNIIGKYSNHIAYPIYLNYSEEVTEELSEEEKKEGKEPKKTTERRHEKINEATALWTQPKSKVKDEEYNDFYKSISHDSQDPLAVIHTKAEGVSEYTTLFYIPKTAPMDMYRADYQPGVKLYVKRVFITDNDKELLPTYLRFVRGIIDSEDLPLNVSREILQENRILANIKQSSVKKILSEIKKLSKDEEKYKEFIAQYNRPLKEGAYQDFTNKDKILELIRFKSSKTENDEMTSLEKYIENADSEQKAIYYIIGENEKVLRNSPLLESYKKNEIEVLILDDKEIDEIVTPMYGAYKEWEFKDITSCEAPKVEQTEEEKKEVEEKFESITKKIKDILGEAVKDVKVTNRLSESPSCVVKDAGDAQMAQMMQMMRAMGQEMPDSAPILEINPDHEIVKKLNGCADDKMIEDVSWVLLDQAKLSEGMEITDAVSFAQRLSRITAKAL; via the coding sequence ATGGCAAAACATCAATTTCAAACTGAAGTAGGTCAACTACTACATTTAATGACTCACTCTTTATATTCAAATAAAGAGATTTTTATTAGAGAACTTGTATCAAATGCAAGTGATGCAATCGATAAATTAAACTATTTAAAATTAACTGATGATAACATGAAAGCAAAATTACCAGAAAATTGGACTGGTGAAATCAATATTGCTTTTGATGAGACTGATAAGTCTTTAACAATTGTTGATAATGGTATTGGTATGAATGAAGCAGATTTAATCGCTTCTATTGGTACTATTGCAAAATCAGGTACAAAATCTTTTGTTGAAGCTTTAACAGGAGATGCAAAAAAAGATTCAAACCTAATTGGACAATTTGGAGTAGGTTTTTATTCTGTATATATGGTAGCTGATAAAGTAGATGTTATCTCTAAAAAAGCTGGAGAAGAACAAGCTTATAAATGGTCTTCAGATGGAACAGGAGAGTTTGAAATTATTCCTGTAACAAAAGAGACAAATGGAACAGTTATCTATATCAAACTAAAAGATGAAGAAGTAGAAGAGTTTGCTAGTCAATATAGAATTAAAAATATTATTGGTAAATACTCTAATCATATTGCTTACCCAATTTACTTAAATTATTCAGAAGAAGTGACAGAAGAGCTTTCAGAAGAAGAGAAAAAAGAGGGTAAAGAACCTAAAAAAACAACTGAAAGAAGACATGAGAAAATAAATGAAGCAACAGCTTTATGGACTCAACCAAAATCAAAAGTAAAAGATGAAGAGTATAATGATTTTTATAAATCAATCTCTCATGACTCACAAGACCCATTAGCTGTAATTCATACAAAAGCAGAGGGTGTAAGTGAATATACAACATTATTCTATATTCCTAAAACTGCACCAATGGATATGTACAGAGCAGATTATCAACCAGGTGTAAAACTTTATGTAAAAAGAGTATTTATTACAGATAATGACAAAGAGTTATTACCAACTTATTTAAGATTTGTAAGAGGTATTATCGATTCTGAAGATTTACCACTAAATGTTTCAAGAGAAATCTTACAAGAAAATAGAATCTTAGCAAATATCAAACAATCTTCTGTAAAGAAAATTTTATCAGAAATCAAAAAACTTTCTAAAGATGAAGAGAAATATAAAGAGTTTATTGCTCAATACAATAGACCACTTAAAGAGGGAGCTTATCAAGATTTTACAAATAAAGATAAAATCTTAGAGCTTATTAGATTCAAATCTAGTAAAACTGAAAATGATGAAATGACTTCTTTAGAGAAGTATATTGAAAATGCAGATTCAGAGCAAAAAGCTATTTATTATATTATTGGTGAAAATGAGAAAGTATTAAGAAATTCTCCATTATTAGAAAGTTATAAGAAAAATGAGATTGAAGTTCTTATCTTAGATGATAAAGAAATTGATGAAATTGTAACTCCAATGTATGGAGCTTATAAAGAGTGGGAATTTAAAGATATTACTTCTTGTGAAGCTCCAAAAGTAGAGCAAACAGAAGAAGAGAAAAAAGAAGTTGAAGAAAAATTTGAATCTATTACGAAAAAAATCAAAGATATTTTAGGTGAGGCAGTAAAAGATGTAAAAGTTACAAATAGACTTTCTGAATCTCCATCTTGTGTTGTAAAAGATGCAGGTGACGCACAAATGGCTCAAATGATGCAAATGATGAGAGCAATGGGACAAGAGATGCCAGACTCTGCTCCAATCTTAGAAATCAATCCTGACCATGAGATTGTTAAGAAGCTAAATGGTTGTGCTGATGATAAGATGATTGAAGATGTATCATGGGTACTGTTAGACCAAGCGAAACTGTCTGAAGGTATGGAAATTACTGATGCGGTTTCTTTTGCACAGAGACTTTCTAGAATTACTGCAAAAGCATTATAG
- a CDS encoding tetratricopeptide repeat protein — MFKNFFFTIFLSLIFVSFLEASNEKINQQIFELKTSHDYAQKINDEKITLIMGQIIQKENEIKELEKELKEYVNKEDLEREINYQNNRIADINSHVDKLSISVTVVGILITVILLLFTGTFFYVSNKKHLEKVDEWINKNKDKILEPIHKEGNDLLRNIEDKALMFYQDQLKELNLDKKLNENQKQTETEIFNKVNKLLEHKEKEKYTYNDWNSKFLDYYYKERYEDALEAIDNAISKSKNNSELVTALVRKGFILGQLERNNDAIVIYNEVINKFKNDEGAVIKEKVLDALINKIEMNLIENNENNEDDLSLFHYLSKERKENLMKYSMLRIIENAKKMNQDIEIKKWKREFSDTKFTNWFFDELKNWINKYEDEVVKERLLRYIDIFEKHNESVEEN, encoded by the coding sequence ATGTTTAAAAACTTTTTCTTTACTATATTCTTATCTCTGATTTTCGTCTCTTTTTTAGAAGCTTCAAATGAAAAAATAAATCAACAAATATTTGAACTAAAAACTTCACACGATTATGCTCAAAAAATAAATGATGAAAAAATCACTCTTATCATGGGACAGATAATCCAAAAAGAGAATGAGATAAAAGAGTTAGAGAAAGAATTAAAAGAATATGTGAATAAAGAAGATTTAGAAAGAGAAATAAATTATCAGAATAATAGAATAGCAGATATAAATTCTCACGTAGATAAGTTGTCAATAAGTGTAACAGTAGTTGGCATTTTAATAACTGTTATTCTTTTATTGTTTACAGGAACATTTTTTTATGTATCAAATAAAAAGCATCTTGAAAAAGTAGATGAGTGGATAAATAAAAACAAAGATAAAATTCTTGAGCCAATACATAAAGAAGGAAATGATTTATTAAGAAATATAGAAGATAAGGCATTAATGTTTTATCAAGATCAATTAAAAGAGTTAAACCTTGATAAAAAGCTAAACGAAAATCAAAAACAAACAGAAACAGAAATCTTTAATAAAGTTAATAAGTTATTAGAACATAAAGAAAAAGAAAAATATACTTATAATGATTGGAATTCAAAGTTTCTGGATTATTACTATAAAGAAAGATATGAAGATGCATTAGAAGCTATTGATAATGCAATTAGTAAATCTAAAAATAATTCAGAATTAGTAACTGCATTAGTTAGAAAGGGTTTTATTCTTGGGCAATTGGAGAGAAATAATGATGCAATTGTTATATATAATGAAGTAATAAATAAATTTAAAAATGATGAAGGAGCAGTTATTAAGGAAAAAGTTCTTGATGCATTGATTAATAAAATAGAAATGAACTTAATTGAGAATAATGAAAATAATGAAGATGATTTATCTCTTTTTCATTACTTATCAAAAGAGAGAAAAGAAAACTTAATGAAGTATTCAATGTTAAGAATAATTGAGAATGCAAAAAAAATGAATCAAGATATAGAAATCAAAAAATGGAAAAGAGAGTTTAGTGATACAAAATTTACAAACTGGTTTTTTGATGAATTAAAAAACTGGATAAATAAATATGAAGATGAAGTAGTTAAAGAGAGGCTTTTAAGATATATAGATATCTTTGAAAAGCACAATGAAAGTGTAGAGGAAAACTAA
- a CDS encoding DUF6172 family protein — protein MKKTFKLKQENKHPDRVVDSIKYEVRKYIKREKRKTLPEDKDFWFFDCKFAIGDDEPKVIEFADITKSIDEAAKSEAETFYLEILARAEKRPEKEEEETLEVESEDEDTLEN, from the coding sequence TTGAAAAAGACTTTTAAACTAAAGCAAGAAAACAAACACCCTGATAGAGTTGTAGATTCTATTAAATATGAAGTAAGAAAATATATCAAAAGAGAAAAAAGAAAAACACTACCAGAAGATAAAGATTTTTGGTTTTTCGATTGTAAATTTGCAATAGGTGATGATGAACCTAAAGTAATAGAGTTTGCAGATATCACAAAATCTATTGATGAAGCAGCTAAATCTGAAGCTGAAACTTTTTACTTAGAGATACTTGCAAGAGCAGAAAAAAGACCTGAGAAAGAAGAAGAGGAAACTTTAGAAGTTGAATCAGAAGATGAGGATACTTTAGAAAACTAA
- a CDS encoding ATP-binding protein, producing MNDYKNKEQIKEYLALLEKKGFEAKLFLKELLLNANNALQIKQNCEDKEVDFEAMMEVYFEPSDSSITIVDNGIGMSKEELNSFVNESSYKKVEKVLSDNSLLEKELGLYFIFALAQKISIISKKHKEDTAHKFISDLNSFDIAPCINEDYSGTVIYIKLKDEFAKEFTNKENLISYLNDLKESISFDLFLSYYDENFQEKVEKIN from the coding sequence ATGAATGATTATAAAAACAAAGAACAAATAAAAGAGTATTTAGCTTTATTAGAAAAAAAGGGTTTTGAAGCAAAACTATTTTTAAAAGAGTTACTTTTAAATGCAAACAATGCTTTACAAATAAAACAAAACTGTGAAGACAAAGAAGTAGACTTTGAAGCTATGATGGAAGTATATTTTGAGCCAAGCGATAGTTCTATAACTATTGTTGACAATGGTATTGGTATGAGTAAAGAGGAGTTAAACTCTTTTGTAAATGAAAGCTCATATAAAAAAGTAGAAAAAGTACTTAGTGATAACTCTTTACTTGAAAAAGAGCTTGGTTTATATTTTATTTTTGCTTTAGCACAAAAAATAAGTATTATCTCAAAAAAACACAAAGAAGATACAGCACACAAATTTATCTCAGACCTGAATAGTTTTGATATTGCTCCTTGTATAAATGAAGATTATTCAGGAACTGTTATTTATATCAAGTTAAAAGATGAGTTTGCAAAAGAGTTTACAAATAAAGAGAACTTAATCTCATATCTAAATGACTTAAAAGAGTCTATTTCTTTTGATTTGTTCTTAAGTTATTATGATGAAAACTTTCAAGAGAAAGTAGAAAAAATTAACTAA